A part of Argonema galeatum A003/A1 genomic DNA contains:
- a CDS encoding transglycosylase SLT domain-containing protein: MSGFKFSGYGLSRQKQRRQQIAVAVSIGLSVLLIVYPLLERHFGRGFARRTIACLLRGKSRETTGYKSNTTVFSLALMQPEKRAGELEAIANGEKSRESLRARYLLASDLVQQQQGLLALDLLEGLECDYSLLGANVMVKRAQAYQSIGDQAKATAQWQDLLNYYPDSPTIPEALVALGKTKREDWNEVLAKYPSHPRTLEMARSWLKEKPDQRDLMLLLAKYSFDTPEISLVLDKILSQPGMIDGKPVEPLKPEDWETIALGYWKDKKYGQASAAYAKAPPSSRHAYLVARGLQLAERETDAKLAYKKMVSDFPKAKETGNALLQIAKIEPSIEAVPYLDQAIEQFPDQAGDALLAKAEALDNLNNPSSAEETRQLLLTKYGNSDAAAEYRWKMAQAKAAAGDFQAALQWGQPILTQNPNSEPARQAGFWVGKWAMQLGQQQEAKAAFEQVVKKYPQSYYAWRSATMLGWDVGTFDTVRKMTPQVALPRERLVLPIGSETLKELYQLAQDRDAWTLWQVEFQNRIEPTVTQQFTDGLLKLAVGDYISGITQVAALEDRETPSEQAEFQSLKQQPIYWYALYPFPYEETIEIWSQKRELNPLLVVSLMRQESRFMSNIRSNAGATGLMQVMPAVGASVAKIINLKQYALDNPNDNINLGTWLMVETHQRFKNNSLLALASYNAGSGNVDKWLGQKKITDPDQFIETIPFPETKDYVKQVFGNYWNYLRLYNPQVNQMMPNSVGQKEK, from the coding sequence GGCTACGGTTTGTCGAGGCAAAAGCAACGCAGACAACAAATTGCAGTTGCTGTCAGTATCGGACTGAGTGTGCTGCTGATTGTATATCCCCTGTTAGAAAGACACTTTGGCCGTGGGTTTGCGCGAAGAACGATCGCGTGTCTGTTGCGGGGAAAAAGCCGCGAAACGACGGGATATAAGAGCAACACGACAGTTTTTTCCCTGGCGCTGATGCAGCCAGAGAAACGAGCTGGAGAATTAGAAGCGATCGCAAACGGGGAGAAATCCCGCGAGAGTCTACGTGCCCGTTATCTGCTGGCATCCGATCTAGTTCAACAGCAGCAGGGACTTCTTGCGCTGGACTTGTTAGAAGGATTAGAGTGCGATTATTCGCTTCTGGGCGCAAACGTTATGGTCAAACGCGCTCAAGCTTACCAAAGCATCGGTGACCAAGCTAAAGCAACTGCCCAGTGGCAAGATTTGCTCAACTACTATCCCGACTCTCCCACGATCCCAGAAGCCTTGGTGGCACTGGGCAAGACGAAACGGGAAGATTGGAACGAAGTTCTAGCGAAATACCCCAGCCATCCCCGTACTCTGGAAATGGCACGTTCCTGGCTCAAAGAGAAACCCGATCAGCGGGACTTGATGTTGTTACTGGCAAAGTACAGCTTTGACACGCCAGAAATTAGCTTGGTGCTGGACAAGATACTTAGCCAACCTGGAATGATAGACGGAAAACCTGTAGAGCCACTTAAGCCAGAAGACTGGGAAACGATCGCTCTTGGCTACTGGAAAGACAAAAAATACGGCCAAGCCAGCGCCGCTTATGCCAAAGCCCCACCCTCATCTCGCCACGCCTACCTTGTCGCTAGGGGGCTCCAGCTAGCCGAGAGAGAGACAGACGCTAAGCTCGCCTATAAAAAGATGGTGAGTGACTTCCCCAAAGCCAAAGAAACCGGCAACGCCCTACTCCAGATAGCCAAAATAGAACCATCCATAGAGGCGGTGCCTTATCTCGACCAAGCGATCGAGCAATTTCCCGACCAAGCCGGTGACGCACTGCTAGCAAAAGCAGAAGCTTTGGATAATCTCAATAATCCCTCTTCAGCTGAAGAGACTCGTCAATTATTGCTAACCAAATATGGCAACTCCGATGCAGCAGCAGAATATCGCTGGAAAATGGCTCAAGCTAAAGCAGCTGCTGGGGATTTCCAGGCAGCATTACAATGGGGACAGCCAATCCTCACTCAAAACCCCAATAGCGAACCGGCTCGTCAGGCAGGCTTTTGGGTCGGTAAATGGGCAATGCAACTGGGACAGCAGCAGGAAGCCAAAGCCGCTTTTGAACAGGTAGTGAAAAAATACCCGCAATCTTACTATGCTTGGCGTTCTGCCACTATGCTTGGCTGGGATGTCGGAACCTTCGACACCGTGAGGAAGATGACACCTCAAGTAGCCTTACCCAGGGAGCGCCTCGTACTGCCAATTGGGTCTGAAACATTGAAAGAACTATACCAGTTGGCTCAAGACCGGGATGCCTGGACACTATGGCAGGTAGAATTTCAAAACCGGATCGAGCCAACCGTAACCCAACAGTTTACCGATGGTCTCCTGAAACTGGCAGTGGGGGATTACATATCAGGAATTACTCAAGTTGCTGCCCTGGAAGACCGAGAGACGCCTTCTGAGCAAGCCGAGTTTCAATCTCTCAAGCAACAACCTATTTACTGGTATGCTCTATATCCTTTTCCCTATGAAGAAACGATCGAAATTTGGTCGCAAAAGCGTGAGCTAAATCCCTTGCTAGTGGTTAGTCTAATGAGGCAGGAGTCGCGATTTATGTCGAACATCCGCTCTAATGCTGGTGCCACTGGTTTAATGCAGGTGATGCCAGCAGTTGGAGCCTCGGTAGCTAAAATAATCAATCTTAAGCAATACGCCTTAGACAATCCCAACGACAACATAAATCTCGGCACATGGCTGATGGTTGAAACCCACCAGCGATTTAAAAATAACTCTCTATTGGCATTGGCTAGTTACAATGCCGGTTCGGGTAACGTCGATAAATGGCTTGGGCAGAAAAAAATCACCGATCCAGATCAATTTATCGAAACTATCCCTTTTCCAGAAACTAAAGACTACGTTAAGCAGGTGTTTGGCAACTACTGGAACTATCTGCGCCTGTACAATCCCCAGGTTAACCAGATGATGCCTAATTCAGTAGGGCAAAAGGAAAAATAA